Proteins encoded in a region of the Panicum hallii strain FIL2 chromosome 3, PHallii_v3.1, whole genome shotgun sequence genome:
- the LOC112884217 gene encoding O-methyltransferase ZRP4-like, with protein MALTSTNQALLDAQLDLWHNTFGYIKSMALKSALDLRIADAIHSHGGGATLPQVVAAVKLHPSKIPCLRRLMRVLAATGVLSADQSPSGGGEPVYALTPVSRLLVGSSQNLAPFTAMILHPSFVAPFLELGTWFQKEMPEPCVFKHTHGLTLWEHAGRDATFDALVNDSMVSDSHFIMDIAIKECPGAFQGISSLVDVGGGLGAAAQAISKAFPGVKCSVLDLDHVVAKAPSGTGVQYIAGDMFESVPPADAMFFKWVLHDWGNEDCIKILKNCKKAIPPREEGGKVIIMDIVVEEGSSNLKQTEMQALFDLYMTLVNGMERDEQEWKSIFFQAGFSDYKISPVLGARSIIEVYP; from the exons ATGGCGCTCACGAGCACTAACCAAGCCTTGCTCGACGCTCAGCTCGACCTCTGGCACAACACCTTCGGCTACATCAAGTCCATGGCGCTCAAATCCGCGCTGGACCTCCGCATTGCCGATGCCATCCAcagccatggcggcggcgccacCCTCCCGCAGGTAGTCGCGGCGGTCAAGCTCCACCCGTCCAAGATCCCCTGCTTGCGTCGCCTCATGCGCGTGCTCGCCGCCACCGGCGTCCTCAGCGCCGACCAGAGCCCGTCGGGCGGCGGCGAACCCGTGTACGCGCTGACGCCGGTGTCCCGCCTCCTCGTCGGCTCGTCCCAGAATCTTGCTCCTTTCACCGCCATGATACTCCATCCATCCTTTGTAGCTCCGTTCCTTGAGCTCGGCACATGGTTCCAGAAGGAGATGCCGGAGCCGTGCGTCTTCAAGCACACGCACGGCCTGACCCTGTGGGAGCACGCCGGCCGAGACGCCACCTTCGACGCGCTCGTCAACGACTCGATGGTCTCGGACAGCCACTTCATCATGGACATCGCCATCAAGGAGTGCCCAGGTGCCTTCCAGGGGATAAGCTCCCTGGTGGACGTCGGCGGGGgcctcggcgcggcggcgcaggccATCTCGAAGGCGTTCCCTGGTGTGAAATGTAGCGTGCTGGATTTGGACCACGTCGTCGCCAAGGCTCCGAGTGGCACCGGCGTGCAGTACATCGCCGGCGACATGTTTGAGAGCGTCCCACCGGCGGATGCTATGTTCTTCAAG TGGGTTTTGCATGACTGGGGCAACGAGGACTGTATCAAGATACTGAAGAATTGTAAGAAAGCTATTCCACCAAGAGAGGAAGGAGGAAAGGTGATAATCATGGATATCGTGGTCGAAGAAGGATCATCAAACTTGAAGCAAACGGAGATGCAGGCCTTGTTCGATCTATATATGACGCTTGTAAATGGCATGGAGCGAGATGAGCAAGAGTGGAAAAGCATCTTTTTCCAAGCTGGATTCAGCGACTACAAGATATCGCCGGTGTTAGGCGCTAGATCCATCATCGAGGTCTACCCCTAA